Within the Gordonia westfalica genome, the region GACCCCATCGAGGTCCGCCGCTGAAATACGCCCCTGCGAAGCGCCCTCCAGGAGGCCGTTCCACGGGCGCTTTTCAGGGCAGCACCGAACGCCGGCTGGTGAACCGGCGTTCCGTCCCGTCGAGCGGGTCCGTGAACTCCAGGACGTGCGCGACGAGCCGCAGGGGCGAGGTGAAGTCCCCGTGGTCAGGCCGTTCGGCCAGCTCCGGGCGGACGTCGGGATACAGCGGGTCGTCGACGATGGGGACGCCCAGCGACGACATGTGCAGTCGCAGCTGGTGGGTGCGCCCGGTGTGCGGGACCAGGCGGTACACGCCGCCCTGCGCGGTCCGCTCGACGAGGGTGATGTCGCTGATGGCGTTGACCGGGCCGTCGACGACGCGTGCCCGCAGGTCACCGGCGGTTTTCTCGATCCGGTCGCGCACTGTGACGGTCTCGGCGAGGGTCTCGTCGACCGGCGCCAGCGCGCGGTACTCCTTGCGCGCGGTACGTGTTGCGAACAGCTGCTGGTACGCCGATCGCACCTCCGGGCGCAGCGTGAACAGCAGGACGCCGGCGGTGAGCCGGTCGAGCCGGTGGGCCGGCGAGATCGTGTCGCTGCCCAGTTCCCGCCGGAGTCGTACCAGCGCGGTCTGCGTCACATGACGACCCCGCGGCATGGTGGCCAGGAAGTGCGGCTTGTCCACGACGACGATGTTGTCGTCGCGGTAGAGCACCGGGACGTCGAAGGGAATCGGGACCTCGTCGGGGAGGTCGCGGTACAGGTAGAGCGAGACGTTCATCCGCGACGGCGCGTCGAGGTCGACGGGTCGACCGTCGGCGTCGACGATCTCGCCGGACGAGGCACGCGCGTGCAACTCCTCGATTCCGAGACCCGCGAGGCTTGGCGACGCGAGCAGTGCATCGCCGACGGTGGATTCGGGCCCCGACCGCAACACCACCCGCGTCGAGTCGACGCCGTCCCGGATCGGGAGAGGCGAGGGTCGGGCCCGGCCCCTCCTGCGCGGGGTCAGCTCTCGAGACGCTTCTTGAGGTTGCCGAGCACCTCGGCCTGAATGCGGTTGAGCCCCTTGGGCGCGAAGGTCTTCTCGAAGAAGCCGCCG harbors:
- a CDS encoding pseudouridine synthase; translated protein: MVLRSGPESTVGDALLASPSLAGLGIEELHARASSGEIVDADGRPVDLDAPSRMNVSLYLYRDLPDEVPIPFDVPVLYRDDNIVVVDKPHFLATMPRGRHVTQTALVRLRRELGSDTISPAHRLDRLTAGVLLFTLRPEVRSAYQQLFATRTARKEYRALAPVDETLAETVTVRDRIEKTAGDLRARVVDGPVNAISDITLVERTAQGGVYRLVPHTGRTHQLRLHMSSLGVPIVDDPLYPDVRPELAERPDHGDFTSPLRLVAHVLEFTDPLDGTERRFTSRRSVLP